The following coding sequences are from one Phenylobacterium glaciei window:
- a CDS encoding right-handed parallel beta-helix repeat-containing protein — translation MIAKALRRLAGLGAAVACVLSLGVAGEAQALPDAKIDQQIRPNFGILLAPPLRHTYRPGPWKPRRGAGGYGGYGSDGYGSGGYGNGGYPGGGRRPLYLDSITVDCADTRGGPHQLADAIYNLADNGVLYIRSRGGVCRETLEIDHPVIIAGEGTPAFGNVGSGVAKLSPPDGAPCIRIAPGVKGVEIRDLTIEASQGGRSACIEAQDADVALIRSSVRYQGDASAIFVQGGSLIIRNSVIEARTNDAAIMADSVAVDIQQARISADVRGLDITPAPGQSRLVQVGVISPGPGLPGSTAITVRDQRSGAGSLLIANSVIRNWVTGVYVDRGADVELVHNRIIRVRRGVLSDYGKVRVRQNAIAADEYGAYFSGGRPEVGGNRFIGSGMSYERGVEPITEPNYVYSSQGCGYRMPPGAYCRPMSEAPRAITDETGFDSAGRYGWEVDGYERGFQRDGMPQPRAYVPPPAPRRSMFGPRSAPQPPAYPQGGYSSGPPLMGSSGY, via the coding sequence GTGATCGCAAAAGCCCTTCGCCGCCTGGCGGGCCTTGGGGCCGCCGTCGCCTGTGTCCTCAGCCTTGGCGTGGCCGGTGAGGCCCAGGCCTTGCCGGACGCCAAGATCGACCAGCAGATCCGGCCGAACTTCGGTATCCTGCTGGCGCCGCCCCTGCGCCACACCTATCGCCCCGGCCCCTGGAAGCCTCGGCGCGGCGCCGGCGGCTACGGCGGCTACGGCAGCGACGGTTACGGCAGCGGCGGCTACGGCAATGGCGGCTATCCGGGGGGCGGCCGACGCCCCCTGTACTTGGACTCCATCACTGTCGATTGCGCCGACACCCGCGGCGGGCCCCACCAGTTGGCCGACGCGATCTACAATCTGGCCGACAACGGCGTGCTCTATATCCGCTCGCGCGGCGGGGTCTGCCGCGAGACTCTGGAGATCGACCACCCGGTGATCATCGCCGGTGAGGGCACGCCCGCCTTCGGCAATGTCGGCTCCGGCGTCGCCAAGCTGAGCCCACCCGACGGCGCGCCCTGCATCCGCATCGCGCCTGGCGTGAAGGGCGTGGAAATCCGCGACCTGACCATCGAGGCCAGCCAGGGCGGCCGCAGCGCCTGCATTGAGGCGCAGGACGCCGACGTTGCGCTGATCCGCTCGTCGGTCCGCTACCAGGGTGACGCCTCGGCGATCTTCGTCCAGGGCGGCAGCCTGATCATCCGCAACAGCGTGATCGAGGCCCGCACCAATGACGCCGCCATCATGGCCGACAGCGTGGCCGTGGACATTCAGCAGGCTCGGATCAGCGCCGACGTGCGCGGCCTGGACATCACGCCTGCCCCCGGCCAGAGCCGGCTGGTGCAGGTCGGCGTCATCTCGCCAGGCCCCGGCTTGCCGGGTTCCACCGCTATCACCGTGCGCGACCAGCGCAGCGGCGCCGGCAGCCTGCTGATCGCCAACAGCGTCATCCGTAACTGGGTCACCGGGGTCTATGTCGACCGCGGCGCCGACGTGGAGCTGGTCCACAACCGCATTATCCGCGTCCGCCGCGGGGTGCTGTCGGACTACGGCAAGGTGCGCGTGCGCCAGAACGCCATCGCTGCCGACGAGTACGGCGCCTACTTCTCCGGCGGCCGGCCCGAGGTCGGCGGTAACCGCTTCATCGGTTCGGGCATGAGCTATGAGCGCGGCGTCGAGCCGATCACCGAGCCCAACTACGTCTACTCCTCGCAAGGCTGCGGCTATCGCATGCCACCTGGCGCCTATTGCCGGCCGATGAGCGAGGCGCCTCGGGCGATCACCGACGAGACCGGCTTCGACTCCGCGGGCCGCTACGGCTGGGAAGTGGACGGCTACGAGCGCGGCTTCCAGCGGGACGGCATGCCGCAACCGCGCGCCTATGTGCCGCCCCCGGCGCCGCGCCGGTCGATGTTCGGCCCCCGGTCGGCGCCGCAACCGCCCGCCTACCCGCAGGGCGGATACTCCAGCGGCCCGCCGCTGATGGGGTCGTCGGGCTACTGA
- a CDS encoding amidase: MKRAAGLIAGLAAASAAHAAEDPAFGGVQDLGQAMATGSATSESLTKAYLARIAALDRQGPKLNSIIVLNPHALADARALDAERKAGKVRGPLHGLPILLKDNIESADDTATTAGSLALKDNVTGRDAPLVKRLTDAGAVILGKTNLSEWANYRSSHSISGWSAMGGLVRNPYALDRSACGSSAGSGAAVAAGLAVAAIGTETDGSITCPAAMNGIVGLKPTVGLVSRTHIIPISASQDTAGPMTRSVADAAAVLTAIAGSDSADPATADADIHKADYLKALDAKALKGVRIGVMRATAGRSPQTDAVFEIALAALKAGGAVLVEVTAPDGKAIDELEDVVLRVEFKAGLNAYLASTSPAQVKSRTLAELIAFNAAEPRETVLFGQEIFVEAQAAPGLDDPAYLKAKADAKRLAGPEGIDKLLKDAKVEVLVAASGGPPSVVDRVNGGRGLGSPSSLPAVAGYPHLTVPMGYVSGLPVGLSFIGTAWSEARLLSLGYAFEQATKVRRAPTFPASVNGSPAFDLQ; this comes from the coding sequence ATGAAACGCGCGGCGGGACTGATTGCGGGCTTGGCAGCGGCCAGCGCGGCCCATGCGGCCGAGGATCCGGCCTTCGGGGGCGTTCAGGACCTTGGCCAGGCCATGGCCACGGGGTCAGCCACCTCGGAGAGCCTGACCAAGGCCTATCTCGCCCGTATCGCGGCCCTGGACCGCCAGGGGCCCAAGCTCAACAGCATCATCGTCCTCAACCCCCACGCCCTGGCCGACGCCCGTGCGCTGGACGCCGAACGCAAGGCGGGCAAGGTCCGCGGCCCGCTGCACGGCCTGCCCATCCTGCTGAAAGACAACATCGAGAGCGCCGACGACACCGCAACCACCGCTGGATCGCTGGCGCTGAAGGACAACGTCACGGGCCGCGACGCGCCCCTGGTGAAGCGCCTGACCGACGCGGGCGCGGTGATCCTGGGCAAGACCAACCTGTCGGAGTGGGCCAACTACCGCTCATCCCATTCCATCAGCGGCTGGAGCGCCATGGGCGGCCTGGTGCGCAACCCCTACGCCCTGGACCGCAGCGCCTGCGGCTCCAGCGCCGGCTCCGGCGCGGCGGTGGCGGCGGGCCTGGCCGTAGCCGCCATCGGCACCGAAACGGACGGCTCCATCACCTGCCCGGCGGCGATGAACGGCATCGTCGGCTTGAAGCCCACCGTCGGCCTGGTCTCCCGCACCCACATCATCCCGATCTCCGCGAGCCAGGACACCGCGGGGCCGATGACCCGCAGCGTCGCCGACGCCGCCGCCGTGCTGACCGCCATCGCCGGCTCCGATTCGGCCGACCCGGCGACGGCGGACGCCGACATCCACAAGGCCGACTATCTGAAAGCCCTCGACGCCAAGGCGCTAAAGGGCGTCCGCATCGGCGTGATGCGCGCCACCGCCGGGCGTTCGCCCCAGACCGACGCGGTGTTCGAGATTGCCCTCGCCGCCCTTAAGGCCGGCGGCGCCGTGCTGGTGGAGGTGACCGCCCCCGACGGCAAGGCCATCGACGAGCTGGAGGACGTGGTGCTGCGGGTCGAGTTCAAGGCGGGCCTCAACGCCTACCTGGCCTCCACCTCGCCGGCCCAGGTGAAGAGCCGCACCCTGGCCGAGCTGATCGCCTTCAACGCCGCCGAACCGCGCGAGACCGTGCTGTTTGGCCAGGAGATATTCGTGGAGGCGCAAGCCGCGCCCGGCCTCGACGACCCCGCCTATCTGAAGGCCAAGGCCGACGCCAAGCGGTTGGCCGGGCCCGAGGGCATCGACAAGCTGCTGAAGGACGCCAAGGTCGAGGTGCTGGTCGCCGCAAGCGGCGGGCCACCCTCGGTGGTGGACCGCGTAAATGGCGGGAGAGGGCTGGGCTCGCCGTCGAGCCTTCCGGCGGTGGCGGGCTATCCTCACCTCACCGTGCCCATGGGCTATGTCTCTGGCCTGCCGGTGGGGCTGTCCTTCATCGGAACCGCCTGGTCGGAGGCCCGCCTGCTGTCCCTGGGCTACGCCTTCGAACAGGCGACCAAGGTCCGGCGCGCGCCCACCTTCCCCGCCTCGGTCAACGGCTCACCGGCCTTCGATCTTCAGTAG
- a CDS encoding TetR/AcrR family transcriptional regulator, whose protein sequence is MKKGEATRARIIDETGRQAAIKGFGAVSLGDVAEAVGLSKSGLFKHFDSKEDMELATLDAGFDRFIAFVWDPADDLPPGRPRLESVFERWLDWTEVENAAGGCLIMAASTELDDQPGPMRDLLQVRVRKWRQRLAGEMKALREPPMSDAEAQGVVFQMKSFILGHSELRRLLDDTGARAAARAAFDSLMDRTQQI, encoded by the coding sequence TTGAAGAAGGGCGAAGCCACCCGGGCGCGGATCATCGACGAGACCGGCCGTCAGGCGGCGATCAAGGGATTTGGCGCGGTCAGCCTGGGCGATGTGGCCGAGGCCGTGGGCCTGTCCAAGAGCGGCCTCTTCAAGCATTTCGACTCCAAGGAAGACATGGAGCTGGCGACCCTGGACGCCGGCTTCGACCGCTTCATCGCCTTCGTCTGGGATCCCGCCGACGACCTGCCGCCCGGACGTCCCCGGCTGGAGAGCGTCTTCGAGCGCTGGCTCGACTGGACCGAGGTGGAGAACGCCGCCGGTGGCTGCCTGATCATGGCCGCCAGCACCGAACTGGACGACCAGCCCGGGCCCATGCGTGATCTGCTGCAGGTCCGCGTCCGCAAGTGGCGCCAGCGTCTGGCCGGCGAGATGAAAGCTCTGCGCGAACCGCCGATGAGCGACGCCGAGGCGCAAGGGGTCGTTTTTCAAATGAAGAGCTTCATCCTGGGCCACAGCGAACTGCGCCGCCTGCTGGACGACACAGGCGCGCGGGCCGCGGCGCGGGCCGCCTTCGACAGCCTGATGGATCGAACCCAACAGATCTGA
- a CDS encoding CC_3452 family protein, with protein MQTKALSAAVLVVALLCANSASAAEGFRAKAKLVTPVTAPTTQVISSVEWKCDGDACLGVSKYAPGLDSFMKQCRKVRAALGPLAAYSSRGNKMSDIDVANCNAGPR; from the coding sequence ATGCAAACCAAGGCTCTCTCAGCCGCCGTCCTGGTGGTTGCCCTGCTCTGCGCCAATAGCGCCAGCGCCGCCGAGGGCTTCCGCGCCAAGGCCAAGCTGGTCACCCCGGTGACTGCGCCCACCACCCAGGTCATCAGCAGTGTCGAGTGGAAGTGCGACGGCGACGCCTGTCTCGGCGTCTCCAAGTACGCGCCCGGCCTCGACAGCTTCATGAAGCAGTGCCGCAAGGTGCGCGCCGCCCTGGGACCCCTGGCCGCCTATTCCAGCCGTGGAAACAAGATGAGCGACATCGACGTCGCCAACTGCAACGCCGGCCCGCGCTAA
- a CDS encoding CsbD family protein has translation MHKDIAKGAAKDASGSIKEAAGKLTGNERLEAEGVSERAAGKVQKGVGELKDAARDILKN, from the coding sequence ATGCATAAGGACATCGCCAAGGGCGCCGCCAAGGATGCCTCCGGCTCGATCAAGGAAGCCGCCGGCAAACTGACCGGCAACGAGCGCCTCGAGGCCGAAGGCGTCAGCGAACGCGCGGCCGGCAAGGTTCAAAAGGGCGTCGGTGAACTCAAGGACGCCGCGCGCGACATCTTGAAGAACTAG
- the ettA gene encoding energy-dependent translational throttle protein EttA: MAQQYIYQMQGLTKAFPGGKKVFENIWLSFYSDAKIGVVGVNGSGKSTLLKIIAGVDKEFNGEAKAADGVKMGYLEQEPHLDEQLNVWGNIISWCEEKKIFDRYNEVATKLGEDYTDELMEEMTALQEKIDAADIWDIDSKIEMAADALRCPPNDWPVDNLSGGEKRRIALARLLLSKPDMLLLDEPTNHLDAESVAWLQHHLEAFPGCVILVTHDRYFLDQVTKWTLELDRGKGLPYEGNYSGWLEQKTKRIVQENSESDARQRAMTRELEWVRSGAKARQAKSKARLAAYDEMVREQETSRLAQTTATIQIPPGPRLGNLVLEVQNLEKAYGEKVLFKDLSFSLPPNGIVGVIGPNGAGKSTLFKLITGQETPDSGTFRVGETVKLAYVDQSRDALDPTKTVWQEISGGLDVMAVGKREINTRSYVGSFNFRGGDQQKKVGQLSGGERNRVHLAKTLTTGGNLILLDEPTNDLDIETLQNLEEALEEFAGCAVIISHDRWFLDRLATHILAFEGDSHVEWFEGNFEAYEDDKKRRLGADSLIPHRLKFQKFAR, from the coding sequence ATGGCGCAGCAGTACATTTATCAGATGCAGGGCCTGACCAAGGCCTTCCCCGGCGGCAAGAAGGTGTTCGAGAACATCTGGCTGTCGTTCTACTCCGACGCCAAGATCGGCGTGGTCGGGGTCAACGGCTCGGGCAAGTCCACCCTGCTGAAGATCATCGCCGGCGTGGACAAGGAGTTCAACGGCGAGGCCAAGGCCGCCGATGGCGTCAAGATGGGCTATCTGGAACAGGAGCCCCACCTCGACGAGCAGCTCAATGTCTGGGGCAACATCATCTCGTGGTGCGAAGAGAAGAAGATCTTCGACCGCTACAACGAGGTCGCCACCAAGCTGGGGGAGGACTACACCGACGAACTGATGGAGGAGATGACCGCCCTCCAGGAAAAGATCGACGCCGCCGACATCTGGGACATCGACTCCAAGATCGAGATGGCCGCCGACGCCCTGCGCTGCCCGCCCAACGACTGGCCGGTGGACAACCTGTCGGGCGGCGAGAAGCGCCGCATCGCGCTGGCCCGCCTGCTGCTGTCCAAGCCCGACATGCTGCTGCTGGACGAACCCACCAACCACCTGGACGCCGAGTCCGTGGCCTGGCTGCAGCACCACCTCGAGGCCTTCCCGGGCTGCGTCATCCTGGTGACCCACGACCGCTACTTCCTGGATCAGGTGACCAAGTGGACCCTGGAACTCGACCGCGGCAAGGGCCTGCCCTACGAGGGCAACTATTCCGGTTGGCTGGAACAGAAGACCAAGCGGATCGTCCAGGAAAACTCCGAATCCGACGCCCGCCAGCGCGCTATGACCCGCGAACTGGAATGGGTGCGTTCCGGCGCCAAGGCCCGCCAGGCCAAGTCCAAGGCCCGCCTGGCCGCCTATGACGAGATGGTCCGCGAGCAGGAGACTTCGCGCCTGGCCCAGACCACCGCCACCATTCAGATCCCGCCCGGCCCGCGTCTGGGCAATCTGGTGCTCGAGGTTCAGAACCTGGAGAAGGCCTATGGCGAGAAGGTGCTGTTCAAGGACCTGTCCTTCAGCCTGCCGCCCAACGGCATCGTCGGCGTGATCGGGCCCAACGGGGCCGGCAAGTCGACCCTGTTCAAGCTGATCACCGGCCAGGAGACCCCGGACTCCGGGACCTTCCGGGTCGGCGAGACCGTCAAGCTGGCCTATGTGGACCAGAGCCGCGATGCGCTCGATCCCACCAAGACCGTCTGGCAGGAAATCTCCGGCGGCCTGGACGTGATGGCCGTGGGCAAGCGGGAGATCAACACCCGCTCCTATGTCGGCTCGTTCAACTTCCGCGGCGGCGACCAGCAGAAGAAGGTCGGCCAGTTGTCGGGTGGGGAACGCAACCGCGTCCACCTGGCCAAGACCCTGACCACCGGCGGCAACCTCATCCTGCTCGATGAGCCCACCAACGACCTGGACATCGAGACGCTGCAGAACCTGGAAGAGGCGCTGGAGGAGTTCGCCGGCTGCGCCGTGATCATCTCCCACGACCGCTGGTTCCTGGACCGCCTGGCCACCCACATACTGGCCTTCGAGGGCGACAGCCACGTGGAATGGTTCGAGGGCAACTTCGAAGCCTATGAGGACGACAAGAAGCGCCGCCTGGGCGCCGACAGCCTCATCCCCCACCGGCTGAAGTTCCAGAAGTTCGCGCGGTAG